The Deltaproteobacteria bacterium genomic interval GCCGCTTCGTGCCGCTTGCCTCCGCGGGCCGGGTATGCGAGCAGGCGGGAGGGAGGCGGGTTGACATGCGGGCAGCGGAGGCACTGGCGTGGGTGGCGGTAGCAGTGACGGGGGCGTACGCCGTCGGCATGATCGCGCTGTGGCGCGGCGAGACGATCAACGCCGTCTGGTTCGTCATCGCCGCGGTGGCGGTCTATTCGATCGCCTATCGTTTCTACAGCGCCTTTCTGGCTGCCAAGCTCTTCGGCCTCGACGCCACGCGCCAAACCCCGGCTGAGCGCATCAACGATGGGCGCGACTTCGTCCCGACCAACCGCTGGGTGGTCTTCGGCCACCACTTCGCCGCGATCGCGGGGCCCGGGCCGCTGATCGGGCCGACGCTGGCGGCCCAGTTCGGCTACCTGCCCGGCACGCTCTGGATTCTGGCCGGGGTCGTGCTCGGGGGCGCGGTGCAGGACTTCTGCATCCTCTGCGGCAGCCTGCGACGCGACGGCCGTTCGCTCGGCCAGATGGCCAAGGACGAGATCGGTCCGGTCGGCGGCTTCGCCGCCCTGCTCGGCGTGTTTTCGATCATGATCATCCTGATCGCGGTGCTGGCGTTGGTGGTGGTGAACGCGCTGCGGGACAGCCCGTGGGGCACGTTCACCGTTGGCGCCACGATCCCGATCGCCATGCTGATGGGCTGGTACATGAAGGTCGTCCGGCCCCACGACGTCAAGGGCGCCACCGCCATCGGGCTGGTTCTGCTGGCTTTCGCCCTGGTCGGTGGCCGTTGGGTCGACAACCACCCGACGCTAGCCGGCGTGTTCACCCTCAACGCGACGCAACTGGCCTGGTCGATCATCCTTTACGGCTTTGCCGCGTCGGTGGTACCGGTGTGGCTGCTGCTGGCACCGCGCGACTATCTCTCCACCTTTGTCAAGCTCGGCACCATCGGCCTGCTGGCGGTCGGCATTGTGGTCATGCGTCCGGAGATCGAGTTGCCGGCGCTGACCCGGTTTGTCGACGGCAGCGGCCCGATTTTCGCCGGCAAGGTGTTCCCGTTCTGCTTCATCACGATTGCCTGCGGGGCGATCTCCGGCTTTCACTCCTTGATATCTTCCGGCACAACTCCGAAGTTGTTGAGCCGGGAGACCGATGCGGCGATGATCGGCTACGGCTGCATGCTGCTGGAGTCGTTCGTCGCCATCATGGCGATGATCGCGGCGGCGGCGTTGCAGCCGGGGGTGTACTTCGCGATCAACAGCCCGGCCGGCATCGTCGGCGCCGACCCGGCAGCGGCGGCCGCGAAGATTTCCAGCTGGGGCTTTGTCGTGACGCCGGAGCAAATGGCGGCACTCGCCCGCGACATCGGCGAGCGTTCGTTGTTTGCCCGCACCGGCGGCGCACCCAGCCTGGCCGTCGGCATGGCACACATCTTCACCCGCGCCGTCGGCGGCACCGGGATCGCGCTGTGGTACCACTTCGCCATCATGTTCGAGGCCCTGTTCATCCTGACCACGCTCGATGCCGGCACCCGCGTCGGGCGCTTCATGCTGCAAGACTTGCTAGGTCACTTCTGGGCACCATTGGGGCGCACCAGCTGGTATCCCAGCGTCCTGTTCACCAGCACGCTAGTGGTCGGCGCTTGGGGTTACTTCCTCTACCAGGGAGTGATTGACCCGCTCGGCGGCATCAACATCCTGTGGCCGCTGTTCGGCATCTCCAACCAACTGCTGGCGGCGATTGCGCTGTGCGTGGCCACCACCTTTCTCATTCGTGAGGGCCGCGGCCGCTATGCCTGGACCACGTTGTTGCCGTTGGCCTGGCTGCTCGCCGTCACCATGACCGCCGGCTATCAGAAGATCATGTCGGCCGATCCGGCCATCGGCTTTCTGGCGCAGGCGAACCAGCTGGCCGCGGGTCAGGCGGCGGGCACCGTACCGGCGGAGAAGCTGCGGCAAGTCAGCACCCAGATCTTCAACCTCCGGCTAGATGCCGCAGTCACCGCTTTGTTCATGGCGCTGGTGGCGTTGATCGTGATCGAGGCGGCGCGGGCGTGGTGGCAGATCCGGTGCGCGCAGGCGACATCGCCGCTGCCAAGCACGGCCCCGTGACGGATGCGTGACACGTCCCCTACGGCGTGTGACGGGAACAAGGCGATAGGCCGAGGGCTCGCGCCAAGGCGCCAAGCCGCGAAGGGGGATCGGGGGAACTTGCCCGAGGAAAGACATCAATGAGGCGTGAGCTGGCGCAAACCACGCGCGTCTTCCGCTGTTCAAGCTCCGACGCTTCGCACGACTTGGCGCGAGAGATTGTCCGGGGCAACGGTGGGTTCAGGGCTGCTCGCCGACCCGTGCCAACGCATCCCGATACGCGCTGCCGGCCGGATCGAGTCGGAAGCCCGCTGCAATGAGTTGATCGAGAAGTGGTTTGAGGGCGTCGATCTTACCGTCAAGCCGCGCCCGCACGAGTAGACCCACAGTGCCGGTGAGGGGGAGGTGCTCTTCGAGGCAGACACGGCGCACAGCCCTATCGTCGGTGATGACGGTGGCGTGCCCGTTCTCGATTGCGCACGCGACGACCTCCGTGTCCGCCGGTGACAGCGTGGGGCGCCGCAGCCGGGCAAGCAGCGTCTGGTCACCTATCGGTGACAACCGCGCCCTATTGGACCCGGGGACCTCCAACTCGGAATCCAGCCACCCTTCTTCATACTCGCAGATCGGTACTCGATGAGCAGCGAGCACCTCGAGAAAACTCCGATACCCGAGCCCGAGCAGCTCCGCACCCCTGCGCACGCTCACCCGTCCCAGCCGTACCCAGTCGAGCACCAGTGCCTGCTTGGCCTCGTCCGCCGCTTTCTGCTCGTCGCCGATCACCGCATCGTACAGGGCGTCGGGAAGTTCCCATTCCAATCGTACGGCCTTGCTCATTGTCGTACTCCGGTCATATCTCAATTGACGTCAAGCAGCCACATCCGGTCGGTCCTGTCGGTCGGTAACGGTGGAGGCGTAGCGGAGGACTTCGCTGAGCGCTTCGCGGGGGAACTCGGAGTACTCGCGTACGATGTCGTCGTACGATATCTCTTCGGAAAGGCAGGCAAGGATGAACGAGACGGAAAAGCGCGTGCCCCGGATCGTCGGCTTGCCGCCGAGGCGGTTGGGATTGGTTACCAAGTGGGCGTATCCAGGGATGGGGGTGTCATCCATGGCCAACATTCTCCCGCGAAACAGCGCTCAAGTCGAGCGGCGGTCCGAGCGCCGAAACCAGGTGCGGCCGTTGGCGGAGCCAACGCCACCCGATGCCCGCCGGGGTTGACCCGGGCTGCGGTCTTGTTGGATGAAGGTGGCGGCCTGTGACGGGAACAAGGTGATCGAGGGAGGGCTCGCGCCAAGGCGCCAAGCCGCGAAGGGGGATGCGGAGGAGCTTGCCCGAGGAAAGACCTCAATGAGACGTAATCTGGAGAGAGCCACGCGCATCTCTCGCTGTTCCATCTCCGAGGCTTCGCGCCTTGGCGGCTTGGCGCGAGAGATTGTCCGGGGCAACGGTGGGTTCTGATGAAGCTGAGCCCGGGAGTGAACGGCGGTGACGCTGCTTGATCTGCTCAACCCGGGGTGGACGCCGCCGATTGTCGGCTCGCCTCTCAATCCACCGGTTGGCTCCATGACCGGGCCTGAGGTAGATTGCTGCTATGGAACCGAAGACGCTCGACGAAATCTGTGCGGCCCTGCGCGAGCTCCTGCCGACGCTGCGGGCAAAATATCGCGTCTCGTACCTGGCGGTGTTTGGTTCCCATGTGCGCCACGCGGCTCGGGAGTCGAGCGACGTTGACGTGCTCGTCAGCTTCTCGGATCCGCCCGGGTTGCTGCGGTTCGTTGAGCTCGAGAACCTGTTGAGCGCCCGTCTCGGCCTCAAGGTGGATCTGGTGATGCGGGAGGCCCTTAAGCCCCGCATTGGCCGTCGCATCCTGGCGGAAGCTGTCCCCGTATGACGACCGCCCCGTCGCGTGATTACGTCGACTATCTGACCGACATCGTCGAGGCGGCGACCAAGGCCGTCGGTTTCGTGCAGGGCATGCCGTTCGAACAGTTCGAGAGCGACGACCGCACGGTTTTTGCCGTGGTCCGAGCGCTCGAGATTGTCGGCGAAGCGGCGAAGCGCATTCCCGAGTTCGTGCGAACGCAATACCCAATGGTCCCTTGGAGTTCGATGACGGGCATGCGTGACAAGCTCATTCATGACTACTTCGGGGTCAATCAGATGGTGGTCTGGAAGACGGTCACGGAGGACCTGCCGCCGGCCATCCCACTTCTGCAGCAGGTGTTGAAGGACATGTCGGCGAAGGAAGGTGAGCCTTCCTAAGCGCGGGTCATGGGGCGGGCAGTCGCGCACGCTGCGTGGCAGGCAGCTCACAGTCGATCTGCGCAGCAGCCAGGTCATGCCGGAGGAGGGTCCGAAGGCCGAGGGCCGGGGTTGACCCGACCTGCCGTTCTGTTGGATGAAGGTCGCGGCCTGTGACGGGAACAAGGTGATCGACGGAGGGCTCGTGCGAAGGCGCCAAGCCGCGAAGGGGGATGTGGAGGAGCTTGCCCGAGGAAAGACCTCAATGAGATGTGATCTGGAGAGAGCCACGCGCATCTCCCGCTGTTCCAGCTCCGAGGCTTTGCTTTGGCGCGAGAACCTGTCCGGGGCAACTGTGGGTTCAAGGCGCTGAGCCGAGGAGCGAACGGTGACGCTGCTTGATCTGCTCAAGCTGGAGTGGACCTTCTTCAGGCTGAAGGCGCCACGCTTCGCGCGGGTCGGCGGCGGCGATTTGCTGCTCGTCACACTTCGTCGGCGGTCACCGCGACGGCAAAGGGCACACCGAGCGTCTCGAAGTGCCGCTGCCCGCACCGCACCTTGTCCGCCTCGGTCGTGCGGAGCTTCAAGAAGTCTCGCGTCCCCTTGGTCTCGCGCACGAGGTAGAGCGCTTGACCATCGTGCTTGAGGATGGCCCAGTCGGGATTGTACTTGCCCACCGGCGTATCGATCTCGAACCAGCCGGGTAACTTCACGAAGAGTTTGATGTCTTCGCGCTCGTCGAGCCGCCGGGCGAACTCTCGCTCCACCTCCGATTCGTAGACGACGTATTCGTAGACTGACTTCGTCACCTGCTGGGCGGTGAGGTAGTTGATCAGCTCTTCGTTCTTGAAGAGCATCATCTGCCACTCCGATTCTGGCCCAGAACCACGAATCTGCTCGTACTTGATGCCGTCCACCAGCAGGCGGTGCAGCTCGTACTTGAGAATCGCCGCGACAGCATCCATGAAGCGCTGCGGGTTGTTGAAGAACTCGCCGAGTCTCCCCGATGCCTTGAGGATGCGTACCAATGTCGAACGCGTAAGCTCCGTTTCGTTCTGTAGGTATGCAAGTACGTCCGGGAGCGGGCTACGGTAGGTCGCTTGCTCTTCGGCCGCGCTCACAGCTCTGGTCGCCACGCCGCCCTTGGTTACGTCAATCTGCCCGCTCAGCACCTGTATCTTGGGCACCTCGATTCTTTCCATCCGGCGGATGGCGTCCACAGCGTGCTGCACGAGCTTCTCAGTTTCGAACTCCACCCGGTACGTCGTCTTAGGCTTGATGTGATCCCACAACGCCTGAAACTCGGGGCTGAGCTGGACTTCCTTCCGCAGCCGATTGATTCCTTCGTCTCGGTCTTTGCGGATGTGGCGTTCAATCTGGTACGCCGCCAACAGATCCACCACCGCCGGCGCCAGATCGCGGTGTGCTTCCGGTAGCTCCAGCCTGAAATCCTTGCGCTTCGGGTCGAACGCCGGCTGAATGCGCCCGTCAGCATCGAGCATCTTCTGCTCGACCAGCGCGGTTCGGATCACCTCGGCCACATCCCTGCCGATTGGTTGCTCGACGCCATCGACGACGCGGATGAGCTTGGCCAATGCGGTGATGGGCACCCTGCCGAAGGTCACGCCGCAGTCTTCCTCGTACTCGGTCTGCAACGCGCGGGCGAAGTCCTCGTAGCTCTCGTTGGCCATGACGTAGAGCTTGTTGACCGACTCATCGAAAACGCGCAGGCCGTTCTGGTCCACCGGCAGGCGCAACCCGCGGCCAATCTCCTGGCGTTTCTTCACCGCGCTCTTCGTCTCGTTCAGCGTGCAGATTTGGAAGACGTTCGGATTGTCCCATCCCTCGCGGAGCGCCGAGTGGCTGAAGATGAAACGCAACGGCTCGTCGATCGAGAGCAGCCGCTCCTTCTCCTTCATGATCAGGTTGTAGACCTCATCGTCGGCCTGGGTGTCGCCGCGCGTGTCCTTCAGCACGCCCTTCTTGTCCTGGGCGAAGTAGCCGTTGTGCAGCTTGTCCATTGGCTGCCCGATCCACTCCAGCTCCCGGTAACGCTCGTCCTTCGCCAAAGCGGCCAGCTCCGCCTCGAATAACCCGGCGAACTTGCCCTTCACCGGCCGACCTGCGGCGTCGTAGTCGCGATAGTTGGCGACGCGGTCGATGAAGAAGAGGCTCAGCACCTTGATGCCCCGTGCCCGCATCTGCATCTCCTTTTCGAGGTGCCGTTTCACGGTGTGCTTGATCTGCGCGCGCCACACGTCGTCACGCATGCCGCCGATTTCCTCGCCCAAGCGCAGCACGCGGCCGTTGTTGAAGCGGAGACATTCGTTGCCGGGCTCGGCGTTGATCTCGGCCACCGAAAAGCCTTGCTGGTAGCAGGCGCGTTCTTCGGAAAGCGCGAACAGGTCAGCGCCGTTCTTGACGGTGACGGTCTTCTCACTCGGCCCTTCGGGCGTCTGCACGTGGATGCGCAGCTTGGCCTTGATGCCCTTCTTGTAGTCGATCTGCTCGACGCGCACGAAAGCATCGTTGGCGCCGCCGTGGCTCGCGGCGCTGGCGACGACGATCTGCTTGACCAGCTTCAATTCGAAGGCGCGCACCGGATCGAGTCGATAGACGAGGTTGTACGAATTGCGGTGGGTCGCCGAGTAGCGCAGCGTGCACAGCGGGTTCAGCGCCTTGATGGCTTCCTGGGCCTTGTCGGTGTTGTCCACGCTCTGCGGCTCGTCGATGATGACGATGGGACGCGCCGCCTGCACGAACTCGATGGGCTGGCGACCGGAGAGCCTGTCGCTCTCCTTGTAGATGACGTTGCTCTTTTGCTCCTCCTCGGTGCCGGTGAAGTTCTTGCGGAAGGCGTCGATGTTGATGACCAGGATCTGCAACGCGTTGCTCACGGCGAACTGCCGCAGGCGGTTCACCTTCTTGGCGTCATACACGAAGTGCTCGAACGCCAGGTTGTTGTACAACGCGCGGAAATGCTCGGCGGTGATCTCGATGTTCTTCAGCACGCCTTCGCGGATGGCGACGCTGGGCACCACGATGATGAACTTCTGGAAGCCGTAGCGCCGCGACAACTCGAAAATGCTGCGCAGGTAGACGTAGGTCTTTCCGGTGCCGGTTTCCATCTCCACGGAGAAGTGCGGACAGCGGCGCGCGGCGTTCGCGGGCGCATCGAAGAGGTCCCAGGCTTCGAGGGGCGCACCGAGATCAGTCAGGTCGATGTCGTTGCGCGCCTGCGCCGCACGCGTGTTCGCCGCGAGCTTCTCTTCCGCCAACAAGAGCCGGTTGCCGACGCCCAGCTCGGTGCGGTCTTGGCCGGCGAACAGGCCGCCCATGTCGCCGATCTTGATGACCGCGAATTCCGGCGCGCCTTGCGGCTGGCCGGCGAAGAGGTCGGTGACTGCCGCGACGGCGTCGAGCTGGAAGGGCTGGTTGGGGTCGAACTGTAGCTTCATTCGCTCAATCGAGCACCCAGCAACCGTGTTCCTTGATGACGTCGTACATGGCGTCGGGCGCGATATCGATTTCGCCCGGCCACTCGACGAAGCCCTCGTCACAGCGTGCCTGCGCGAAGAGAGCCGGGTCCTTGAGCGCCTCGAATACGCCGTAGAGGTGTGACTCCTTGAACACGACCTCGCCGCTCAAGCCGTCGGCGAAGCGCACGGCCAGCCGCAGGTGTTCCAAGGGTTTCACGCTCACAACCTTGTAGTGCATAGTTCACCTCAATCCAGTGGTGCGATTTTCTTTGGCTGCTGTTGCTTCTGGCAGAGATCCCAATCCTCCTGCAGCTCGACGCGATGCAGGGCCGCCCATTCCAGCACCAGTGCCTGAGCACGGCGCGGCAATCCGCCCGCCAAGACCTGCAAGGTCTGGATGGCGATCTGCGCCGTCGAGTCGCCGTACTCGGCGTGGAAATGCGGGGGCGCGTGTTCGTCGAAAAACATGCGGATGATTATGCCGTAAAACCTGCTGATCGTTGGCATGCCCCTTCCCTCACACCGTCTTGAAGCTTACCACGCCCTTGGTCTTGAAGATCTGCACGGCGTTGGCCTTGAGCTGGTCGTTGCCGGCAAACCCCTCGTCGAGGCAGACGACGCGCTCGGGCTTCCGATCCGCCATCGCGCGGATGAGTTCGAGCGTCAGATCGCGTTCGAGGCAGATGAGCATCGCGCCGCTTGCCACGGAATACACGAGGAACCTCTCACGCAGAGACGCGGAGTCGCAGAGCTCTTGGTTCCTGCTACTCTCTGGCCTCCGCGTCTCTGCGTCTCCGCGTGCGATTCTGATCGTCTCTACCGGTGTCGTCAGCGGGTAGCCGCTCTTGAGTAGAATCTCGTAGAGGATGTCGTCCGGCGTGCGGCCGTCGCGGATGTGATCGATGTGCAGTTCGAGTTGCCGCCCCAGCGTCTGCGCGTCGTGCTCCACCTTGGCGTCCCACGGCTTGAAGTTGGATTCAGCGAGCTTGAAGACGCGGAAACCGAGATCCGGCGCTGGTAGGGGCGCGTCAGGTAGGGACGCCTCGCCGAGGCGTCCGTCGAATAAACCATTTTGCCTCGGCGCGTTCGGCGAACGCGCCCTACCGTCCTCCTCGTTCAGCTTCTTGATGACCCGTCGCACGCGCTCCTTGGCGATGTCGGAGATGGTCGGGAAGTCCCCGCGGCCGGTGGGTTCGGGAAGTTGGACCAGGATGAACCTCCGGTTGCCACCATCCTGCTTGCTCAGGTCGAGGACCGCGTGCGCAGTGGTGGCTGACCCAGCAAAGAAATCGAGAACGATGCCTTGGTCGTCCATGCCAACTTGCAGTAAGTATCGCAGCAACTCCTTCGGCTTGGGGTACTGGAATGGAATCCCGCTCTCCTCCAGCTCGGACCGCATCCGCTCCGTAGTGCCCATGTTCCGCAGCACGGAGAGGACGTTGCGCGCCTTCTCTCGGTCACGCCTGTAGTAGACGACACCTCGCTCGGAAAGGAAAAAGGACAAGCGATCTCCACCGTCGTCGATGGGTTGGCAACCGTTCTCGATGAACGCGCGCAACTTATTCAGGTTTGCCCATCCACTGAAGACACGACACGGCGAAGTCAGTTTCCCATCCTGGACCGTCATTCGGCCCAGCCGGACCGGATACGTGACCGAGTACTGCTCGGTCAATTCCCTTGTGATGTATCCCCTGGCCGCGCAAGCATCGAAATACTGAACAGGCACCTCACTCGGTGGCAAGTCGATCACGCTCCCAGCACATGGGAAGCCCCTCGGTAGCGACACTTCGCTCGGTGGGTTGCCTGGGCCATTCTTGGTGATCGAGTTCTCCGCAAACCCCTTCCACAAGTTGCTCTCATCGCGCGTGTTAGGGTCTACCACATGGCCAAGCGTAACGGCCTCGAGGTTCTTGGCATACATGACCACATATTCGTGATTCACCTTCACATCAAACTGATTGTCGGTGTGCCCTTCTGTGTTCCACACGAACTGAGCAACGAAGTTCTCCTCGCCGTTGACCTCATCACAAATCCTTCGAAGGTTACTCACTTCGTGATCATCGCCCGAGATCAAGATCACTCCATCCTCCCGCAGGAGGTTTCTCGCCAGATACAGCCGCGGGTACATCATGGTCAGCCACTTGGAGTGGAACCGGCCCTCGATCTCCGTGTTCGAGCCGAACTTCTTGCCTTCGGCATCGACTTGGCCGGTATACTCCAGGTAGGTCTGCAGCGACTCGGTGTAGTTGTCTGGGTAAATGAAGTCGTTGCCGGTGTTGTACGGCGGATCGATGTAGATCATCTTGACCTTGCCCAGGTAGGATTTCTGCAAGAGCTTCAGCACCTCCAGGTTGTCGCCTTCGATGATCAGGTTCTCGGTGGTGTCGAAGTTGACGCTCTCTTCCGGGCACGGGCGCAGCGTCGCCAGGCTCGGGCTCTGGATCGTCTTGAAGCATTCGGCTTTGCCCGGCCAGTTCAGGCCGTAACGTTCCTTGCCGGCGTCAACCGTCTCGCCGAGCGCGAGCTTCAACCGATCGAAGTCGATCTTGCCGTCTTCGGTGCGGATCTCGGGAAAGAGGCGCAGCAGCTCCTGCTTCTTGTCCTCGGCGAGGTCGTGGGAGCGCAGGTCGAGGTGTTCGGGTTCGTTCGTCATGGCCTCGTCTTCTTTCTGGGTTTCACATGGCGCGGTGTGGCCCGCCGCGCAAGGGGTGGGAGCTGCCGTCGTTCACGGGCCTGCATGGCCTCCGCCAACCGGGCTCGCTCGCGCTGCAACTCCTGGCGCAGCTCCTCTTCCGTGGGAAGCATGAGCCGGTACTTGGAGGCGAACAGCCTGCGGTTCTCCTTGAGTACGCTGTAACGGACGATGGTCTCGTCCTTCTCGGTGCAGAGGATCAGGCCGATGGTCGGGTTGTCCCCCTCGGCGCGCATCCGATCCTCGAACAGACGCACATACATGTCCATCTGGCCGATGTCCTGATGGACCAGCTCGCCGACCTTGAGGTCGATCAGCACGAAGCACTTCAGCAGGTAGTTGTAGAAGACCAAGTCGATGAAGAAGTGCTTGGTCTCGGTGGTGATCCGGTACTGCCGGCCCACGAACGAGAAGCCTTTGCCGAGTTCCAAGAGGAACCGTTGCAGATTGCCGATGATGGCCTCTTCGAACTCCGTCTCGGTAAATCCTGGCGGCATCGGGAGCCCGAGGAATTCGAGCACGTAGGGGTCTTTGAGATGGTCGTCGGGCGTGGGCGACTGGGCGGTGGCGGCCTTTGCGGCGCCGGAGGACTTGCGCCGCGATGTGAGGAGCCGTTCATAGTAGAGCGAGTTGATGTTGCGCTCCAACTGGCGCGTGCTCCAGTGCTGGTCGGCCGCCTCGCGGGTGTAGTACTCGCGGGCCTGCGGGTTCTCGACCCGCATGATCAGCCGGTAGTGGGACCAGCCCAATTCTCTACGCAGTGCGTAGAGAATCTCGCCGGAGGGATGCGTGAGATAGAACTGCCGGAAGTTCCAGACATTCGCTTCGGAGAATCCCCTGCCGAACTCGGCCATCAGTTGCCGAGAGACGTCGTGAATGAGCTGTCTTCCGTACTGCGCCCGGGCTCGTCCCCTCTGCTCCTCTTCGACGATACGTTTTCCGATGTGCCAGTAGGCTTCCACCATGCAGAAGTTCACCGCCTCGAACGCCTTGGTCCTGGCGTGGCGGACGATCTCCCGGATCTCCCGCACCAGCGCGGCTGCGGTCGCAGGCGCCTTGTCCTCTTTGCATGCGATTGGCCTCGATTTCACGCAAGCCTCCAGCATACGGCAAAGAGCGGTTGTGTGTCGATGCGCTGCTCCAGCCGCCGGCTGATCTCGTCCAGCAGCGCATCCTTCTGCCGGTCAAGATCGCGGCTGGCTTGGTCGTAGGCACGCCAGGCGTCGTCGCGCTTGGCTTCCAGTTTGCGCACCTCGCGCTGCCGCTCCAGCTTCTCCGGCAGGTTGGGAGCGAGCCGGGCGGCCTTCTTCATCTCTTTGAGCGCCTCGTCCAATTCTTCCAGCTCAGTCTTGAGCGTGGCCCGGCGATCCTCGGCCCAATGATCGAGCTTGTCCATCTCGGCATCGAACCACCGGCCGTTGCGCGCAGTCATCGCGTCCAGAAGCGCCTGTCGGTTGCGCGCCTGCGCCTCGTTCAGCACGGCTGCAATGTCCGCGGGAACGGCGCGGGGCCGGCCCTGGGTCAATG includes:
- a CDS encoding DUF1016 domain-containing protein, producing the protein MLEACVKSRPIACKEDKAPATAAALVREIREIVRHARTKAFEAVNFCMVEAYWHIGKRIVEEEQRGRARAQYGRQLIHDVSRQLMAEFGRGFSEANVWNFRQFYLTHPSGEILYALRRELGWSHYRLIMRVENPQAREYYTREAADQHWSTRQLERNINSLYYERLLTSRRKSSGAAKAATAQSPTPDDHLKDPYVLEFLGLPMPPGFTETEFEEAIIGNLQRFLLELGKGFSFVGRQYRITTETKHFFIDLVFYNYLLKCFVLIDLKVGELVHQDIGQMDMYVRLFEDRMRAEGDNPTIGLILCTEKDETIVRYSVLKENRRLFASKYRLMLPTEEELRQELQRERARLAEAMQARERRQLPPLARRATPRHVKPRKKTRP